Proteins found in one Brevibacillus brevis genomic segment:
- a CDS encoding ArsR/SmtB family transcription factor, with translation MNGLYSIRVEWSPAYECIISLYTYIHEKERKHCLLGTAWFEETKQKLPASFADELADERWEVLHRLVLLVAQSPQTKSVEEFLGWLESIPPGEIYERLAPWVETIPLNLGEIRDRSLLLLTQWNDHYFSKVDPRILESLQRSADELTVRAKETPPIDLVDHVTNGIWIEPMADLREVVLIPQYHCAHSSVLDFYRGLATCMYPVKDAATAKPQPILELLPITQCLADEKRLQILRCLAKKTCTLGELQKQVSLAKSTVHHHVTALRRAGLIRAHYTGSTTVSYYSLREAFVERLPVLLRSFFHTSE, from the coding sequence ATGAATGGATTGTATTCGATCAGAGTAGAATGGTCTCCTGCGTATGAATGTATCATTAGCCTCTACACTTACATTCACGAAAAGGAGCGCAAGCATTGTTTGCTTGGTACGGCTTGGTTTGAGGAGACAAAACAAAAGCTCCCGGCGTCTTTTGCAGATGAACTCGCAGATGAACGCTGGGAAGTACTTCACCGCTTGGTGCTGCTAGTAGCGCAATCACCCCAGACCAAATCCGTTGAAGAATTTCTTGGGTGGCTGGAAAGCATTCCTCCCGGTGAAATTTATGAGCGTCTCGCGCCATGGGTGGAGACGATCCCGCTGAACTTGGGGGAAATCCGTGATCGCAGCCTATTGTTGCTTACCCAGTGGAATGACCATTATTTTTCGAAGGTGGACCCACGCATTTTGGAGAGTTTGCAACGGAGCGCTGATGAGCTGACAGTCCGCGCCAAAGAAACGCCTCCAATTGATTTGGTCGATCATGTTACGAACGGCATTTGGATTGAGCCGATGGCAGATTTGCGAGAGGTTGTTCTGATCCCGCAATACCATTGTGCCCATTCTTCTGTCCTCGACTTTTATCGGGGGCTTGCCACTTGTATGTACCCTGTTAAAGATGCGGCAACAGCCAAACCACAGCCGATCCTCGAGCTGTTGCCCATCACACAGTGCCTGGCTGATGAGAAGCGCCTGCAAATCTTGCGCTGCCTGGCAAAAAAGACGTGCACTCTCGGGGAACTACAGAAGCAAGTATCCTTAGCAAAAAGCACCGTCCATCATCATGTAACCGCGTTGCGCAGAGCGGGACTGATTCGTGCTCATTACACAGGAAGTACGACGGTTTCCTACTACAGTCTGCGAGAAGCCTTTGTCGAGCGTCTCCCGGTCTTGCTTCGTTCCTTCTTCCATACATCAGAGTAA
- a CDS encoding MDR family MFS transporter, whose translation MSKMRQVWEAYHPIVHLLMAGTVFVQLTQSMSIPFLAIYLGETTKLSHAYIGLIIGAGPLAGTVGGFVGGILSDLFGRQKLMFFSLLAMACSMIGFITVAHPISLLLISLVMGLAASIFATVSKALMGDLTPEHKRFRVFSNRYLANNLGFAIGPMLGAFLGISGSNLAFILTAVSLVSFAVILLVACRRCGVTDDGGGNGEVERASLGEIWQVLRRDVVLLTFVTGGILLVTVYGQMSVTLSQYLRENFSEGVALFGTLMSVNGFTVLLLQIPLTRLVERFSLFARIAGGAVLMAIGEVGFAFSPDWTWFITAMIVFTLGEILIIPAEYAQIDEISPANMRGTYYGAQSATMLGSFLGPWAGGMVLTAYGGPVMFMVMAVLALVSLIFYWLGRSLHEKRKQPRNAIVETSM comes from the coding sequence ATGAGCAAAATGAGGCAAGTGTGGGAGGCGTACCACCCGATTGTTCATCTGTTGATGGCAGGGACGGTGTTCGTTCAGCTCACCCAATCGATGAGTATCCCTTTTCTGGCCATCTATCTCGGTGAAACGACGAAGCTCTCTCACGCCTATATTGGACTGATTATCGGGGCAGGTCCTTTGGCTGGAACAGTAGGGGGATTTGTTGGCGGGATTCTCTCGGATTTGTTTGGCAGACAAAAGCTGATGTTCTTTTCCTTGCTTGCTATGGCGTGCTCGATGATCGGCTTCATTACAGTGGCTCATCCGATCAGTTTGCTGTTAATCAGTTTGGTTATGGGATTGGCGGCATCTATTTTTGCGACGGTTTCAAAAGCGCTGATGGGAGACTTGACCCCTGAGCATAAACGTTTTCGTGTGTTCTCGAATCGCTATCTTGCGAACAATCTAGGTTTCGCGATTGGTCCTATGCTCGGTGCTTTTTTGGGGATTTCCGGCAGCAATCTGGCGTTTATTCTGACTGCGGTGTCTTTGGTGAGCTTTGCCGTCATTTTATTAGTGGCATGTCGAAGATGTGGCGTCACTGATGACGGTGGGGGGAACGGAGAGGTAGAGAGAGCCAGTTTGGGTGAGATCTGGCAAGTACTCAGAAGGGATGTCGTTCTTCTTACCTTTGTTACAGGCGGAATCCTGTTAGTGACAGTGTACGGTCAGATGTCTGTTACTCTCTCCCAATACTTGCGGGAAAACTTTTCGGAGGGAGTCGCCTTGTTTGGAACCTTGATGAGCGTCAACGGATTTACTGTCCTGCTTTTGCAAATTCCTTTAACGAGGCTGGTTGAGCGTTTTTCCTTGTTTGCGAGGATAGCAGGCGGTGCTGTATTGATGGCCATAGGAGAGGTCGGCTTTGCTTTTTCGCCAGATTGGACGTGGTTTATTACAGCGATGATCGTTTTTACGCTTGGGGAAATCTTGATCATACCGGCGGAGTATGCGCAAATCGACGAGATCAGTCCCGCGAATATGAGAGGGACTTACTACGGGGCACAAAGCGCAACGATGCTCGGCAGTTTTCTTGGACCATGGGCAGGTGGTATGGTGCTCACCGCATATGGTGGCCCTGTGATGTTTATGGTCATGGCAGTATTGGCGCTGGTCAGCTTGATCTTTTATTGGCTGGGGCGCAGCTTGCATGAAAAGCGGAAGCAGCCCAGAAATGCAATTGTAGAGACTTCCATGTAG
- a CDS encoding bis-aminopropyl spermidine synthase family protein, whose product MKNYIEDTYKKVRLQEGQRVIEQFLLACYFQPGLPTKELARKVLLPVPVATAIKKELIKAGAIQQGSGVRCTSEGEAFIEQKLGYGGLDRELYEKLMRDDEAWKTELADLQAEMETIFAGRPQVDVQIDQSKCTVETSLRRAILCLRHQSLVGKKILCVGDDDLVSISLGLLLKRLFPGNQQRPEQIDVVDIDERFLQYITDVSKQNALSVACHQADLRHPLPKKLQGGYDCFFTDPPYTLQGMALFLSRGISGLQKQKGLSIFLSFAHKSPDFTLNMQREFVRAGLTVREVLSHFNEYEAAQMIGNKGQMIVLTTTELTAPTIKHPFLESLYTGEETPSKREYQCKRCKRSIQVGAQAKIVTIEQLKKRGCPRCKHQSFELLSRRRAQD is encoded by the coding sequence ATGAAAAATTATATCGAAGACACCTATAAAAAAGTCCGTTTACAAGAAGGACAACGAGTGATCGAACAATTTTTGCTTGCGTGTTATTTTCAGCCGGGTTTGCCTACGAAAGAGCTGGCGAGAAAGGTACTCTTGCCTGTACCTGTGGCGACTGCGATCAAAAAAGAGCTGATCAAGGCAGGTGCCATACAGCAGGGGAGCGGGGTGAGATGCACCTCAGAAGGGGAGGCGTTCATTGAACAAAAGCTAGGGTATGGTGGGCTGGATCGAGAGCTGTACGAAAAGCTGATGAGAGACGATGAAGCTTGGAAAACAGAACTGGCTGACTTGCAAGCGGAGATGGAGACGATTTTTGCTGGGCGTCCGCAAGTCGATGTACAGATCGATCAGTCCAAATGCACAGTCGAGACGAGCTTGCGCAGGGCAATCTTATGCTTGCGGCATCAAAGTTTGGTGGGCAAAAAAATATTATGCGTCGGGGATGATGATTTGGTCAGCATCTCACTGGGGCTTTTGCTCAAGCGCTTGTTTCCAGGGAATCAACAACGTCCAGAGCAAATTGACGTAGTCGATATCGATGAACGCTTTCTCCAGTACATTACGGATGTGTCAAAGCAAAATGCATTGTCCGTAGCCTGCCATCAGGCTGATTTGCGGCATCCGCTGCCGAAGAAGCTGCAGGGTGGCTACGATTGCTTTTTTACTGATCCACCTTACACGCTGCAAGGAATGGCTCTGTTTTTATCCCGCGGAATTAGCGGGCTGCAAAAGCAAAAAGGACTGTCTATCTTCCTGTCCTTTGCACATAAATCGCCTGATTTCACGCTGAATATGCAACGGGAGTTCGTGCGGGCAGGCTTGACCGTACGAGAGGTACTCAGTCATTTCAATGAATACGAAGCGGCGCAAATGATTGGAAACAAGGGACAGATGATCGTGCTTACCACAACAGAGCTGACGGCTCCGACGATCAAGCATCCATTTCTGGAGTCGCTGTACACAGGCGAAGAGACTCCTTCCAAGCGTGAGTATCAATGCAAGCGCTGCAAAAGATCAATCCAGGTAGGGGCACAGGCAAAAATAGTGACGATTGAACAATTGAAAAAACGCGGCTGCCCTCGTTGCAAGCACCAAAGCTTTGAGCTGTTGTCCCGCCGAAGAGCACAAGACTGA
- a CDS encoding DoxX family protein: MAYEKAFVLLRIATGILFFIHGIAKLQKGMAAVVTTFGDLGLPGWLAYVVLIVELIGGLALIIGVGARYAAWGLAAIMAGAIVTVKWAKGFVGGYEMDLILLLVTICVGLKR, encoded by the coding sequence ATGGCTTACGAAAAAGCGTTTGTTTTATTGCGGATCGCGACGGGAATCTTGTTTTTCATCCATGGCATAGCCAAACTTCAAAAAGGGATGGCTGCTGTTGTGACGACGTTTGGTGATCTCGGTTTGCCGGGGTGGCTGGCGTATGTGGTTTTGATCGTAGAATTGATCGGCGGTCTCGCTCTGATCATCGGAGTCGGGGCGAGATATGCTGCCTGGGGATTAGCTGCGATCATGGCAGGTGCGATTGTGACAGTGAAATGGGCGAAAGGCTTTGTCGGCGGTTATGAGATGGATTTGATCCTGTTGCTTGTCACGATTTGTGTGGGGCTAAAAAGGTGA
- the helD gene encoding RNA polymerase recycling motor HelD, with translation MSVTDQDRQNEQQRVEQVISEIKNRIDDLKEHVNVVSEDIIGIRKHFWDDVTVNFEDAIEAVETYASIKQQAEVLSERERIHRHAQNQLRTLQRLLHSPYFGRIDFQEELESKPEAIYLGIASLLDKNDEEFLVYDWRAPISSLYYDYSPGPATYNTPSGSVNGEITCKRQYIIRDGKLLHLFDTGVTIGDELLQEVLGKQADSQMKSIVATIQRDQNRIIRNERSRLVIVSGAAGSGKTSAALQRIAYLLYRYRKTLTAEQIVLFSPNSLFNSYVSTVLPELGEENMQQTTFQEYAEHRLGDEFRLENPLEQMEYVLTASDQSGYEARLEGIRFKSSSLFLQAMDKYANSLKQSGIMFRPVIFRNQTLISAAHIHELFYSLDTSLPIPNRMVLVAKSLLTELKKLEQRERSKPWVEDEMELLDRDAYVAAYQSLRRKKQFREDTFDDFEREQELLANWIVKKQFQPLRDFIRELQFIDTRAIYRQLFLSPDLLGTLAPNTLQHDGLDKWPTVCEQTADRLEQQYLACEDIPPYLYLQERLEGKQTNNLVRHVFLDEAQDYSAFQFALIKSLFPRAKMTVLGDWNQAIYAHAYHQNSFDAVTSLFEPEETETFVLTKSYRSTYPIVLFTRQLLRDGDMIEPFMREGRLPTLTKVTSPQAHTDQIEARIRELTDRGHQTIAVITKTLEEAQVVHDALQEKLPIRLIKPATLSFEKGILIIPSYLAKGVEFDSVILYDASAACYGEESERKLFYTACTRAMHELHLYYSGEKSPFLDNVSPAYYELFV, from the coding sequence ATGAGCGTGACTGATCAAGATAGGCAAAACGAACAACAACGTGTTGAACAAGTCATCTCAGAGATAAAGAACCGAATAGATGACCTCAAAGAGCATGTGAATGTCGTGAGCGAGGATATCATCGGAATTCGCAAGCATTTTTGGGACGACGTGACAGTCAACTTCGAAGATGCGATCGAAGCTGTCGAGACTTACGCCAGTATCAAGCAGCAAGCGGAAGTCCTGTCCGAGCGTGAACGCATCCATCGCCATGCCCAAAATCAGTTGCGTACGCTGCAGCGATTGTTGCACTCTCCCTATTTTGGCAGGATTGATTTTCAAGAAGAGCTGGAATCGAAGCCAGAAGCCATCTATCTCGGCATTGCTTCTTTGCTGGATAAAAACGACGAGGAGTTTCTCGTCTATGACTGGCGCGCTCCGATTTCCAGTCTTTATTACGACTATTCGCCGGGGCCAGCAACGTACAATACCCCGAGCGGAAGCGTTAATGGAGAGATTACGTGCAAAAGACAATACATCATTCGCGACGGCAAATTGCTGCATCTGTTTGATACGGGCGTGACGATTGGCGACGAACTGCTTCAGGAGGTACTCGGCAAACAGGCTGATTCGCAGATGAAAAGCATCGTGGCCACGATCCAACGGGATCAAAACCGCATCATCCGAAATGAACGTAGCCGACTCGTCATCGTCTCCGGAGCTGCCGGCAGCGGAAAAACTTCTGCGGCCTTGCAACGAATCGCTTATTTGCTATACCGTTATCGCAAGACATTGACGGCAGAGCAAATCGTCTTGTTTTCGCCCAACTCTTTGTTTAACAGCTACGTCTCGACCGTTCTTCCTGAGCTCGGCGAGGAAAATATGCAGCAAACGACTTTTCAGGAATACGCGGAGCATCGTCTCGGTGACGAATTCCGCCTGGAAAACCCGCTTGAACAGATGGAGTATGTACTGACAGCAAGTGATCAGTCAGGATACGAGGCGCGGCTGGAAGGAATCCGTTTCAAATCAAGCTCCTTGTTTTTACAGGCCATGGATAAATACGCGAATAGCCTGAAGCAATCTGGTATCATGTTTCGCCCCGTTATATTTAGAAACCAGACTCTGATCAGTGCGGCTCACATCCATGAGCTGTTTTATTCTCTCGATACGAGTCTGCCAATCCCCAATCGGATGGTACTCGTTGCGAAATCACTGCTGACAGAGCTGAAAAAACTGGAACAGCGCGAACGCTCAAAACCATGGGTAGAAGATGAAATGGAGCTGCTAGACCGAGACGCTTACGTGGCTGCCTATCAATCGCTGCGCCGCAAAAAGCAGTTTCGGGAGGATACCTTTGATGACTTCGAACGCGAGCAGGAGCTCTTAGCCAACTGGATCGTCAAAAAACAGTTTCAGCCTCTGCGCGATTTTATCCGGGAACTCCAATTTATTGATACTCGCGCTATTTACCGCCAGCTCTTCTTGTCACCTGACTTGCTCGGGACGCTTGCTCCAAATACTCTCCAACATGATGGATTAGACAAGTGGCCCACAGTGTGCGAACAGACAGCAGATCGTTTAGAGCAACAGTATTTGGCATGTGAAGATATCCCTCCTTATTTGTATTTGCAGGAACGATTGGAGGGCAAGCAGACGAACAACCTCGTCCGTCATGTCTTTCTCGATGAAGCCCAGGACTACTCCGCCTTTCAGTTTGCTCTCATCAAAAGCTTGTTTCCCCGTGCCAAAATGACCGTGCTGGGAGACTGGAATCAGGCGATTTACGCCCATGCGTATCACCAGAATAGCTTTGATGCTGTCACATCCCTGTTTGAGCCTGAAGAGACGGAGACCTTCGTCCTGACCAAAAGCTACCGCTCCACCTATCCCATCGTCTTGTTTACACGACAACTGCTACGAGATGGGGATATGATTGAGCCTTTTATGCGTGAAGGTCGCTTGCCAACGCTAACCAAAGTGACATCACCTCAAGCTCATACCGACCAAATCGAAGCACGCATACGTGAGCTCACAGATCGCGGTCATCAAACGATCGCTGTTATCACAAAAACACTAGAGGAAGCCCAAGTCGTTCATGACGCTTTGCAGGAGAAATTGCCAATTCGCCTGATCAAGCCCGCTACTCTTTCCTTTGAAAAAGGAATCTTGATCATACCCTCTTACTTGGCAAAAGGGGTGGAGTTCGATTCGGTCATCCTTTATGATGCTTCCGCTGCATGCTACGGCGAAGAAAGTGAACGCAAGCTTTTTTACACGGCATGTACACGAGCCATGCACGAGCTGCACCTATACTATTCGGGTGAAAAAAGTCCGTTTTTAGATAACGTTTCTCCTGCGTATTACGAGCTGTTTGTTTAA
- a CDS encoding DUF6143 family protein, with protein sequence MTKPSYTRPSYFFGGIPDVYMQMGYYPFPTPSATEQLSRSVHIPYAMSMADQCKYFMGQSDKITVSDGAHGIAALSNPLRSGVHLFVNHWMITNPSPHPIEAHFLFGKASSITGTTLSRQVTSGYVQLPSCPTAQGQLLHGTGMADTLSDHIHTSTRIIPASSTVEATPGGQWILGPGMALIARVPNAGEKTSFYFSIDWWEQPVYG encoded by the coding sequence ATGACGAAGCCCTCCTATACTCGCCCCTCGTACTTTTTTGGCGGAATACCGGATGTCTACATGCAGATGGGGTACTATCCCTTTCCCACTCCTTCTGCTACGGAACAGCTGAGCCGGAGTGTTCACATTCCGTATGCAATGTCGATGGCGGATCAATGCAAATACTTCATGGGGCAGTCGGATAAAATCACAGTGAGCGATGGAGCTCACGGGATCGCTGCCTTGTCGAACCCTTTACGCTCTGGCGTTCATTTATTTGTCAACCACTGGATGATCACGAATCCATCCCCGCACCCGATAGAAGCACATTTCTTGTTTGGCAAAGCCTCCTCAATCACAGGTACGACTCTCTCACGTCAAGTGACTTCCGGCTATGTTCAACTCCCGTCTTGTCCCACCGCCCAAGGGCAACTTTTGCATGGCACTGGTATGGCGGATACACTCTCTGATCACATTCATACCTCCACGCGAATCATTCCGGCCTCCTCCACCGTTGAGGCGACCCCTGGCGGACAGTGGATTCTCGGACCTGGAATGGCTCTCATCGCTCGCGTTCCAAACGCAGGTGAGAAGACATCCTTTTACTTTTCAATAGACTGGTGGGAACAACCCGTATATGGGTAG
- a CDS encoding DUF4179 domain-containing protein, whose product MKRNSDEIVSEQIESFAKWLEAPHSELRNGALAYDASELIDIVKQLERENGIHTPDEETVARMKSNLFTTMPQEQSSGSRIRMKKIFMASASVASFLLFTLLALGFSSPTWAEKLKHVPVISSVFELFQEDALQIANEKGLITAVNQSAVVNGITITVNEVFYDGIQLSIGYLIQIPKTTEKSAAKEIAERIVLKDFTLAEPIDSTGAGWSSKVKQMEDYLFAGVTSITLNGTWPDQFTMQAQLYDYQNAQSTWNLKLPVVKQFAKIDSKTLTPNISQTLRSNFAFQVKEVTLTPVSTTVVLKEIPPDDKLYEPSYTLLDPNGKEIHIEEESTDYDENGISRKFIVSFKEKPAYIHLIPHMNGEAEPDKAVKISLQ is encoded by the coding sequence ATGAAGCGCAATTCAGACGAGATTGTTTCTGAACAAATCGAGAGCTTTGCCAAGTGGCTGGAGGCGCCTCACTCGGAGTTGCGCAACGGGGCTCTGGCCTATGACGCATCTGAGCTTATTGACATCGTCAAACAGCTTGAACGAGAAAACGGAATACACACCCCGGACGAAGAAACCGTAGCACGGATGAAAAGCAATTTATTCACAACCATGCCACAAGAGCAGTCATCCGGTTCCCGTATCCGCATGAAAAAGATTTTCATGGCCTCTGCTAGCGTTGCGTCCTTCCTGCTTTTCACCCTCCTGGCGCTCGGATTTTCCTCACCCACATGGGCAGAAAAGTTGAAGCATGTACCGGTCATCAGCTCTGTCTTTGAACTGTTTCAAGAAGATGCTCTACAAATCGCCAACGAAAAAGGGCTAATTACCGCAGTCAACCAAAGCGCAGTGGTCAATGGCATTACGATAACGGTCAACGAAGTATTTTACGATGGGATACAATTGAGTATTGGCTATTTGATTCAGATACCCAAAACGACCGAAAAATCAGCCGCCAAGGAAATCGCAGAAAGAATCGTGCTAAAGGATTTTACCTTGGCTGAGCCCATCGATAGCACTGGAGCTGGCTGGAGCAGTAAGGTCAAACAGATGGAGGATTATTTGTTTGCAGGTGTTACTTCCATTACCCTCAATGGAACTTGGCCCGATCAGTTTACGATGCAGGCGCAGTTATATGACTATCAAAATGCACAAAGCACATGGAACCTGAAACTTCCCGTTGTAAAGCAGTTTGCGAAGATTGACAGTAAGACCCTCACGCCTAACATCAGCCAAACCTTGCGGAGTAATTTTGCTTTTCAAGTCAAAGAGGTTACACTCACGCCGGTATCCACAACGGTTGTACTAAAAGAAATTCCGCCTGACGACAAACTATATGAGCCTTCGTATACTCTCCTCGATCCCAATGGTAAGGAAATTCATATTGAGGAGGAAAGCACTGATTACGACGAGAATGGGATTTCGCGAAAATTTATCGTTTCCTTCAAGGAAAAACCCGCTTACATCCATTTAATCCCGCATATGAACGGGGAAGCAGAACCGGATAAAGCAGTAAAAATTTCGTTACAGTAA
- a CDS encoding RNA polymerase sigma factor translates to MESTPFDEKYWISRAKENREDFAPIYDHYVKRIYRYFSFKVGKLLAEDLTQQTFLKAMSRLDSFREESLFFTWLFQIAKYTLMDEQRKQKRRPRECELDSLSANSSACYSEYATTQLDLTSALQQINEIEREIIMLRFFGECTFAEIAQIMQMGESAVKNRLYRALEKVKGNLRGSEDSYEAQFRRDCF, encoded by the coding sequence ATGGAATCTACACCTTTTGATGAGAAGTACTGGATTTCGCGTGCCAAAGAAAATCGAGAGGACTTTGCTCCTATTTATGATCATTATGTAAAGCGAATTTACCGTTATTTTTCATTCAAAGTGGGGAAATTGCTAGCCGAGGATCTGACACAGCAAACCTTCTTAAAAGCAATGAGTCGGCTTGACAGCTTTCGGGAAGAGTCGCTTTTTTTCACCTGGCTGTTTCAGATTGCCAAGTACACGCTCATGGACGAACAACGCAAGCAAAAGCGGCGCCCGAGAGAATGTGAGCTTGATTCTCTCTCTGCCAATTCGTCTGCCTGCTATTCAGAGTATGCAACCACTCAACTTGATTTAACTTCTGCCCTACAGCAAATCAATGAGATCGAACGGGAAATTATCATGCTTAGATTTTTCGGTGAATGTACCTTTGCCGAGATCGCACAAATCATGCAAATGGGCGAAAGTGCCGTAAAAAATCGCCTGTATCGCGCCTTAGAAAAGGTAAAAGGAAATCTACGAGGATCGGAGGATTCTTATGAAGCGCAATTCAGACGAGATTGTTTCTGA
- a CDS encoding DUF423 domain-containing protein, with protein sequence MKLFLMLGSISGFLSVALGAFGAHALKEKLDEYSLGIFHTGVTYQTTHALALVLVALLLKWYPDSSGLVWAGWCFAAGTVIFSGSLYTLAMTGIKVLGAITPIGGVLFLAGWALLAIHAWKTVS encoded by the coding sequence ATGAAGCTGTTTTTGATGCTAGGCAGTATCAGTGGATTTCTTTCGGTTGCGTTGGGAGCATTCGGGGCACATGCACTGAAGGAAAAGCTGGACGAATATTCGCTGGGCATTTTCCATACGGGCGTGACCTATCAGACGACACATGCGCTGGCTCTCGTGCTGGTTGCTCTATTGCTCAAGTGGTACCCGGATTCTTCTGGCCTCGTCTGGGCAGGCTGGTGCTTTGCAGCCGGAACCGTGATCTTCTCCGGCAGTCTCTACACGCTGGCGATGACTGGTATTAAGGTTCTCGGTGCGATTACGCCGATTGGCGGAGTTTTGTTCCTCGCTGGCTGGGCGCTGCTTGCCATTCATGCCTGGAAAACGGTGTCGTAA
- a CDS encoding SpoVR family protein: MTNDERKELERSIDEITEIAKGFNLDFYPMRYEICPSDIIYTFGAYGMPTRFSHWSFGKSFYRMKLQYDLNLSKIYELVINSNPCYAFLLDGNSLIQNKLIVAHVLAHCDFFKNNVRFSNTNRDMVESMAASGERIRQYEIEYGKEAVENLLDASLAIQEHIDPSLLRPKLRWKREPEESNKKTKNERHSPYDDLWGLDRKAKEEAEPVKAPRKFPPEPEKDLLLFIMEYSNILDDWQRDVLTIIRDEMLYFWPQMETKIMNEGWATYWHMRILREMELTESETIEFAKLHSSVIQPSTTSINPYHLGLKILEDIEKRWDNPTKEEQERFGRKPGEGRAKIFEVRELESDISFIRNFLTKDLVSDLDLYMFGKQGNDWVVAEKQWEKVRDGLAGTRVNGGFPYVLVHDGDYLRSGELYLKHHFEGLELDVKYVEKTLPYIYTMWGKSVHLESMVEDRQVLFTYDGKKVHRRFL; this comes from the coding sequence TTGACCAACGACGAGCGAAAAGAACTGGAGCGATCCATTGACGAAATTACCGAGATCGCCAAAGGGTTCAATCTCGATTTTTACCCGATGCGATACGAGATATGCCCGTCTGACATCATTTATACATTTGGCGCGTATGGAATGCCCACACGATTCTCGCACTGGAGTTTTGGGAAGTCCTTTTACAGGATGAAATTGCAGTATGACCTGAATCTGAGCAAAATCTACGAGCTTGTCATCAACTCCAATCCTTGTTACGCATTTCTTTTGGATGGAAATTCCTTGATTCAAAACAAGCTCATTGTGGCTCACGTCCTTGCTCACTGCGACTTTTTCAAAAACAATGTGCGCTTCTCCAACACCAATCGGGATATGGTCGAAAGCATGGCGGCCAGCGGAGAGCGGATTCGCCAGTATGAGATCGAGTATGGCAAGGAAGCTGTGGAGAATTTGCTCGATGCGAGCTTGGCGATTCAGGAGCACATCGATCCGAGCTTGCTGCGTCCGAAGCTGCGTTGGAAACGAGAGCCAGAGGAGTCGAACAAAAAGACGAAGAACGAACGGCACTCCCCTTATGACGATCTCTGGGGACTGGACCGCAAAGCAAAAGAGGAAGCCGAGCCGGTAAAAGCACCACGCAAATTCCCGCCGGAGCCGGAAAAAGACCTGTTGCTGTTCATTATGGAATACAGCAATATCCTGGACGATTGGCAGCGGGATGTACTGACGATCATTCGGGATGAGATGCTGTATTTCTGGCCGCAGATGGAGACGAAGATCATGAACGAAGGCTGGGCTACCTACTGGCATATGCGCATCCTGCGGGAAATGGAGCTGACAGAATCGGAGACGATCGAGTTTGCCAAGCTGCATTCCTCCGTCATTCAGCCTTCGACGACGAGCATTAATCCGTATCATTTGGGTCTGAAAATTTTGGAGGACATTGAAAAGCGCTGGGATAATCCGACGAAGGAGGAACAGGAGCGTTTCGGACGCAAGCCAGGAGAGGGACGCGCGAAAATTTTCGAGGTGCGCGAACTGGAGTCCGACATCAGCTTCATTCGCAACTTCCTGACCAAGGATCTCGTCAGTGATCTGGATTTGTATATGTTCGGCAAGCAGGGCAACGATTGGGTCGTCGCGGAAAAGCAGTGGGAGAAGGTACGCGATGGTCTGGCGGGCACACGGGTTAACGGGGGGTTCCCTTATGTACTCGTGCACGATGGGGATTACTTACGCTCCGGCGAGTTGTACTTGAAGCATCATTTCGAGGGGCTGGAGCTGGACGTCAAATACGTAGAAAAAACATTGCCTTACATCTATACCATGTGGGGAAAATCCGTTCACCTGGAATCGATGGTGGAGGATCGACAAGTGTTGTTTACGTACGATGGCAAGAAAGTGCATCGCCGCTTTTTATAG